In Streptomyces sp. NBC_01426, one genomic interval encodes:
- a CDS encoding elongation factor G-like protein EF-G2, which translates to MGATSHQAGAAGRALTADRPTSVRNVVLVGHSGAGKTTLVEALALTAGAVNRAGRVEDGSTVSDHDEIEHRRHGSVQLSLVPVEWGGIKINVLDTPGYADFVGELRAGLRAADAALFVVSAADGIDGATRMVWDECEAVGMPRAIVVTHLEAARSDYAQMAGVCGETFGAEDPDAVVPLYLPLHGPAGADGHAPVTGLLGLLSRRVHDYGSGERVERDPDPAELALIADARSRLIEGIIAESEDESLMDRYLGGEDIDVKTLVDDLERAVARGTFHPVLMAAPAAEGARQGLGTVELLELITGGFPTPAERAPLAVTAPDGSARPAVTCDPDGPLVAEVVKTSSDPYVGRVSLVRVFSGTLLPEATVHVSGHGLADRGHEDHDVDERTGALSSPFGKHQRPLGRCIAGDLACVAKLTRAETGDTLSAKDRPLLMEPWSMPEPLLPLAVEAHGKADEDKLSQALARLVAEDPTLRLEQNPHTHQLVLWCLGEAHQDVVLERLRTRYGVQVDPVPHKVSLRETFGAEATGRGRHVKQSGSHGQFAICEIRVEPLPAGSGVEFVDKVVGGSVPRQFIPSVEKGVRAQAARGVAAGYPLVDVRITLLDGKAHSVDSSDAAFQTAGALALREAAAEATLHLLEPVAELDVLVPDEYVGPVMSDLAGRRGRVVGSDQAGPGRTRVRAEIPEIEIGRYAVELRSVSHGTGGFRRTYARHEPMPPQLAEKIREQAEKGT; encoded by the coding sequence ATGGGAGCCACATCACACCAAGCCGGGGCCGCCGGCAGGGCACTGACGGCCGACCGGCCCACTTCCGTACGGAACGTCGTGCTGGTCGGCCACAGCGGCGCCGGCAAGACCACCCTGGTCGAGGCCCTGGCGCTGACCGCCGGGGCCGTCAATCGCGCCGGGCGGGTCGAGGACGGCTCGACCGTCTCCGACCACGACGAGATCGAACATCGTCGCCACGGGTCCGTCCAGCTCTCCCTCGTCCCCGTCGAATGGGGCGGGATCAAGATCAACGTCCTGGACACTCCGGGATACGCCGACTTCGTCGGGGAACTCAGGGCCGGTCTGCGGGCAGCGGACGCGGCCCTTTTCGTCGTCTCGGCCGCCGACGGGATCGACGGCGCCACCCGCATGGTCTGGGACGAGTGCGAGGCCGTCGGCATGCCCCGGGCCATCGTCGTCACCCACCTGGAGGCGGCCCGGTCCGACTATGCCCAGATGGCCGGCGTCTGCGGGGAGACCTTCGGCGCCGAGGACCCGGACGCCGTCGTACCCCTCTACCTGCCCCTGCACGGGCCCGCGGGCGCGGACGGGCACGCCCCCGTCACCGGGCTGCTCGGCCTGCTCTCCCGGCGCGTGCACGACTACGGCTCCGGGGAACGCGTCGAACGCGACCCGGATCCCGCGGAACTCGCCCTCATCGCCGACGCCCGCTCCCGCCTGATCGAGGGGATCATCGCGGAGAGCGAGGACGAGAGCCTCATGGACCGCTATCTCGGCGGCGAGGACATCGACGTCAAGACCCTCGTGGACGACCTGGAGCGGGCCGTCGCCCGGGGCACCTTCCACCCCGTGCTGATGGCGGCGCCGGCGGCCGAGGGTGCCCGCCAGGGCCTCGGGACGGTGGAGCTCCTCGAACTGATCACCGGCGGCTTCCCGACCCCCGCGGAACGCGCGCCGCTCGCCGTCACCGCCCCGGACGGCTCCGCGCGCCCCGCCGTCACCTGCGATCCCGACGGGCCCCTCGTGGCCGAGGTCGTCAAGACCTCCTCCGACCCCTACGTCGGCCGTGTCTCCCTCGTCCGCGTCTTCTCCGGCACCCTGCTCCCCGAGGCGACGGTGCACGTGTCCGGCCACGGGCTCGCGGACCGCGGGCACGAGGACCACGACGTGGACGAGCGGACCGGGGCCCTGTCCTCCCCGTTCGGCAAGCACCAGCGGCCCCTCGGCCGGTGCATCGCCGGCGACCTCGCCTGCGTGGCGAAGCTCACCCGCGCCGAGACGGGCGACACGCTCTCCGCCAAGGACCGGCCCCTCCTGATGGAGCCCTGGTCGATGCCCGAGCCGTTGCTGCCCCTCGCCGTCGAGGCCCACGGCAAGGCCGACGAGGACAAGCTCTCGCAGGCGCTGGCCCGTCTCGTGGCCGAGGACCCGACGCTGCGGCTGGAGCAGAACCCGCACACGCACCAGCTCGTCCTGTGGTGTCTGGGCGAGGCCCACCAGGACGTCGTGCTCGAACGCCTGCGGACCCGCTACGGGGTCCAGGTGGACCCGGTCCCCCACAAGGTCAGCCTGCGCGAGACCTTCGGCGCCGAGGCCACCGGCCGCGGCCGCCACGTCAAGCAGTCCGGGAGCCACGGCCAGTTCGCCATCTGCGAGATCCGGGTCGAGCCGCTCCCGGCCGGCAGCGGCGTGGAGTTCGTCGACAAGGTGGTCGGGGGTTCGGTGCCCCGCCAGTTCATCCCGTCCGTGGAGAAGGGCGTCCGCGCCCAGGCCGCGCGCGGGGTCGCGGCCGGGTACCCGCTGGTGGACGTACGGATCACCCTGCTCGACGGCAAGGCGCACTCGGTGGATTCCTCCGACGCCGCCTTCCAGACCGCGGGCGCGCTCGCCCTGCGCGAGGCCGCCGCCGAGGCGACCTTGCACCTCCTGGAGCCGGTCGCGGAACTCGACGTACTGGTGCCCGACGAGTACGTCGGCCCGGTCATGAGCGACCTCGCGGGGCGCCGGGGCCGCGTCGTCGGCTCCGACCAGGCCGGGCCGGGTCGGACCCGGGTGCGCGCGGAGATCCCGGAGATCGAGATCGGCCGGTACGCGGTGGAGTTGCGGTCCGTGTCGCACGGCACGGGCGGGTTCCGTCGCACGTACGCCCGCCACGAACCCATGCCACCACAATTGGCGGAAAAGATTCGCGAACAGGCCGAGAAGGGAACGTAG
- the pgsA gene encoding phosphatidylinositol phosphate synthase, which yields MLNKYARAFFTRVLTPFAAFLLRRGVSPDAVTLIGTAGVVAGALVFFPRGEFFWGTITITLFVFSDLVDGNMARQAGVSSRWGAFLDSTLDRVADAAIFGGLALWYAGFGNHNVLCAVSIFCLASGQVVSYTKARGESIGLPVAVNGLIERAERLVITLVAAGLSGLQTFGVPSWIGVLLPIALWVVAVGSLVTLIQRVVTVRREAAEADAAEAAAEGGAA from the coding sequence ATGCTGAACAAGTACGCGCGTGCATTCTTCACGCGTGTTCTCACGCCGTTCGCCGCATTTCTCCTCCGTCGGGGGGTGAGCCCGGACGCCGTCACCCTGATCGGCACCGCCGGAGTGGTGGCCGGAGCGCTGGTCTTCTTCCCCCGGGGCGAGTTCTTCTGGGGCACGATCACCATCACCCTCTTCGTCTTCTCCGACCTGGTCGACGGGAACATGGCCCGTCAGGCCGGCGTCTCCAGCCGGTGGGGGGCGTTCCTCGACTCCACGCTCGACCGGGTGGCCGACGCGGCCATCTTCGGCGGACTCGCGCTCTGGTACGCGGGCTTCGGCAACCACAACGTGCTCTGCGCCGTGTCGATCTTCTGCCTGGCCAGCGGCCAGGTCGTCTCCTACACCAAGGCCCGCGGCGAATCGATCGGCTTGCCGGTGGCCGTCAACGGGCTCATCGAACGCGCCGAACGCCTGGTGATCACCCTCGTCGCGGCCGGCCTGTCCGGGCTGCAGACCTTCGGCGTCCCCTCCTGGATCGGGGTGCTCCTGCCGATCGCCCTGTGGGTGGTCGCGGTGGGCTCCCTCGTCACCCTGATCCAGCGGGTGGTCACCGTACGCCGCGAGGCGGCGGAGGCCGACGCGGCCGAGGCTGCGGCCGAAGGCGGTGCCGCCTGA
- a CDS encoding phosphatidylinositol mannoside acyltransferase: MGAAQDKLVDGLYGLGWAGVKKLPEPAAVALGRRIADYAWKRRGKSVLRLESNLARVVPDATPAALRELSRAGMRSYMRYWMESFRLPTMDPKRFGTDVEMKDDHVLREALATGRGVVVALPHLANWDLAGAWATGHIGVPFTTVAERLKPESLYDRFVAYRESLGMEVLPHSGGAAFGTLARRLRSGGLVCLVADRDLSASGVEVDFFGSTARMPAGPALLAQQTGAALLPATLYYGDTPKLYGRIHPEVSVPKNGTRVEKTAVMTQALADVFAGGIAEHPEDWHMLQRLWLDDLEERAQ; encoded by the coding sequence ATGGGCGCCGCACAGGACAAGCTCGTCGACGGGCTCTACGGGCTCGGCTGGGCGGGCGTGAAGAAGCTCCCCGAGCCCGCCGCGGTGGCCCTCGGCCGCCGCATCGCGGACTACGCCTGGAAGCGGCGCGGCAAGAGCGTGCTGCGCCTGGAGTCGAACCTGGCCCGGGTGGTCCCGGACGCGACCCCCGCGGCCCTGCGCGAACTCTCGCGGGCCGGCATGCGCTCGTACATGCGGTACTGGATGGAGTCCTTCCGACTGCCGACCATGGACCCGAAGCGGTTCGGCACCGACGTCGAGATGAAGGACGACCACGTCCTGCGCGAGGCGCTGGCCACCGGACGCGGGGTCGTGGTCGCCCTGCCGCACCTCGCGAACTGGGACCTCGCCGGCGCCTGGGCCACCGGCCACATCGGCGTGCCGTTCACCACGGTCGCCGAGCGGCTCAAGCCCGAGAGCCTCTACGACCGCTTCGTGGCCTACCGGGAGAGCCTCGGCATGGAGGTGCTGCCGCACAGCGGCGGCGCCGCCTTCGGCACCCTGGCCCGACGGCTCCGCTCCGGGGGACTGGTCTGCCTGGTCGCCGACCGGGACCTGTCGGCCTCCGGCGTCGAGGTGGACTTCTTCGGCTCCACCGCGCGCATGCCGGCGGGACCGGCGCTGCTGGCCCAGCAGACGGGCGCGGCGCTCCTCCCGGCCACCCTGTACTACGGGGACACCCCGAAGCTGTACGGCCGGATCCACCCCGAGGTGTCCGTGCCGAAGAACGGCACCCGGGTCGAGAAGACGGCCGTCATGACCCAGGCCCTCGCCGACGTGTTCGCCGGGGGAATCGCAGAGCACCCCGAGGACTGGCACATGCTGCAGCGGCTGTGGCTGGACGACCTGGAGGAACGCGCGCAGTGA
- a CDS encoding glycosyltransferase family 4 protein: protein MKIGIVCPYSWDVPGGVQFHIRDLAEHLIRSGHEVSVLAPADDETPLPPYVVSAGRAVPVPYNGSVARLNFGFLSAARVRRWLHDGVFDVIHIHEPASPSLGLLSCWAAQGPIVATFHTSNPRSRAMIAAYPILQPALEKISARIAVSEYARRTLVEHLGGDAVVIPNGVDVDFFAKAEPKAEWGGQTLGFIGRIDEPRKGLPVLMAAFPKIVEACPDVRLLVAGRGDEEEAVASLPADLRSRVEFLGMVSDEDKARLLRSVDVYVAPNTGGESFGIILVEALSAGAAVLASDLDAFAQVLDQGGAGDLFTNEDADSLAAGAIALLRDPERRAELSTRGSAHVRRFDWSTVGADILAVYETVTDGAAAVAEDERVGLRARLGFSRD, encoded by the coding sequence GTGAAGATCGGCATCGTGTGCCCGTACTCGTGGGACGTACCGGGCGGCGTCCAGTTCCACATCCGTGACCTCGCGGAACACCTGATCCGCAGCGGCCACGAGGTGTCGGTGCTCGCCCCCGCGGACGACGAGACCCCGCTGCCGCCCTACGTGGTCTCGGCGGGACGCGCGGTCCCGGTGCCGTACAACGGGTCGGTGGCCCGGCTGAACTTCGGCTTCCTGTCCGCGGCCCGCGTACGACGCTGGCTGCATGACGGGGTCTTCGACGTGATCCACATCCACGAACCGGCCTCGCCGTCCCTCGGCCTGCTGTCCTGCTGGGCGGCCCAGGGACCCATCGTGGCCACGTTCCACACCTCCAACCCCCGCTCGCGCGCGATGATCGCCGCGTACCCGATCCTCCAGCCGGCACTGGAGAAGATCAGCGCCCGCATCGCGGTGAGCGAGTACGCCCGACGGACCCTCGTGGAACACCTCGGCGGGGACGCCGTCGTGATCCCCAACGGTGTCGACGTGGACTTCTTCGCCAAGGCCGAACCCAAGGCGGAGTGGGGCGGCCAGACCCTCGGCTTCATCGGCCGGATCGACGAGCCCCGCAAGGGCCTGCCCGTGCTCATGGCGGCCTTCCCCAAGATCGTGGAGGCCTGCCCCGACGTACGGCTCCTCGTGGCCGGCCGCGGCGACGAGGAGGAGGCCGTGGCCTCGCTGCCGGCCGACCTCCGTTCCCGGGTCGAGTTCCTCGGCATGGTCTCGGACGAGGACAAGGCACGACTGCTGCGCAGCGTCGACGTGTACGTCGCCCCCAACACCGGCGGCGAGAGCTTCGGCATCATCCTCGTCGAGGCCCTCTCGGCCGGGGCCGCGGTGCTGGCCTCGGACCTGGACGCCTTCGCGCAGGTGCTGGACCAGGGAGGCGCGGGCGACCTCTTCACCAACGAGGACGCCGACTCCCTCGCGGCGGGCGCCATCGCCCTCCTGCGGGACCCGGAACGCCGGGCGGAACTGAGCACCCGCGGCTCCGCGCACGTGCGGCGCTTCGACTGGTCGACCGTGGGAGCGGACATCCTGGCCGTCTACGAAACGGTCACCGACGGCGCGGCGGCGGTCGCGGAGGACGAACGGGTCGGCCTGCGCGCCCGACTGGGCTTCTCGCGGGACTAG
- the pdxS gene encoding pyridoxal 5'-phosphate synthase lyase subunit PdxS, with amino-acid sequence MSTLPSTPQSTESAIGTSRVKRGMAEQLKGGVIMDVVNAEQAKIAEDAGAVAVMALERVPADIRKDGGVARMSDPNMIEEIIEAVSIPVMAKSRIGHFVEAQVLQSLGVDYIDESEVLTPADEVNHSDKWAFTTPFVCGATNLGEALRRIAEGAAMIRSKGEAGTGNVVEAVRHLRQIKNEIARLRGFDNNELFAAAKDLRAPYELVKEVAELGKLPVVLFSAGGVATPADAALMRQLGAEGVFVGSGIFKSGDPAKRAAAIVKATTFYDDPKIIADASRNLGEAMVGINCDTLPESERYANRGW; translated from the coding sequence GTGAGCACGCTTCCCTCCACCCCGCAGTCCACTGAGTCCGCGATCGGCACGTCCCGCGTCAAGCGCGGCATGGCCGAGCAGCTCAAGGGCGGCGTGATCATGGACGTGGTCAACGCCGAGCAGGCGAAGATCGCCGAAGACGCCGGCGCCGTGGCCGTCATGGCCCTGGAGCGGGTCCCCGCCGACATCCGTAAGGACGGCGGAGTGGCCCGGATGTCCGACCCCAACATGATCGAAGAGATCATCGAGGCCGTCTCCATCCCCGTCATGGCCAAGTCCCGCATCGGCCACTTCGTCGAGGCGCAGGTGCTCCAGTCCCTCGGCGTCGACTACATCGACGAGTCCGAGGTCCTGACCCCGGCCGACGAGGTCAACCACTCCGACAAGTGGGCCTTCACCACCCCCTTCGTCTGTGGCGCCACCAACCTGGGCGAGGCCCTGCGCCGCATCGCCGAGGGCGCGGCCATGATCCGTTCCAAGGGTGAGGCCGGCACCGGCAACGTCGTCGAGGCCGTTCGTCACCTGCGCCAGATCAAGAACGAGATCGCCCGCCTGCGCGGCTTCGACAACAACGAGCTGTTCGCCGCCGCCAAGGACCTGCGCGCCCCGTACGAGCTGGTCAAGGAGGTCGCCGAGCTCGGCAAGCTCCCGGTCGTGCTGTTCTCCGCCGGTGGCGTCGCCACCCCGGCCGACGCCGCGCTGATGCGCCAGCTCGGCGCCGAGGGCGTGTTCGTCGGCTCCGGCATCTTCAAGTCCGGCGACCCGGCCAAGCGCGCCGCCGCCATCGTGAAGGCCACCACCTTCTACGACGACCCGAAGATCATCGCCGACGCCTCCCGCAACCTGGGCGAGGCCATGGTCGGCATCAACTGCGACACCCTCCCCGAGTCCGAGCGCTACGCCAACCGGGGCTGGTAA
- the pdxT gene encoding pyridoxal 5'-phosphate synthase glutaminase subunit PdxT produces MSSTPVIGVLALQGDVREHLIALAAADAVARPVRRPEELSDVDALVIPGGESTTMSKLAVLFGMLEPLRERVRAGMPVYGTCAGMIMLADKLLDGREDQETLGGIDMIVRRNAFGRQNESFEARIDFAGIAGDPVEGVFIRAPWVESVGASVEVLATYDGHTVAVRQGNVLATSFHPELTGDDRVHAYFVDMVRAGL; encoded by the coding sequence ATGAGCAGCACCCCCGTCATTGGTGTCCTGGCTCTTCAGGGCGATGTACGGGAGCACCTGATCGCCCTGGCCGCGGCGGACGCCGTGGCCAGGCCGGTCCGGCGTCCCGAGGAACTCTCCGACGTCGACGCCCTGGTGATCCCCGGCGGCGAGTCCACGACCATGTCGAAGCTCGCCGTGCTGTTCGGCATGCTGGAGCCGCTGCGCGAGCGCGTGCGGGCCGGGATGCCGGTCTACGGCACCTGCGCCGGCATGATCATGCTCGCGGACAAGCTCCTGGACGGCCGCGAGGACCAGGAGACGCTGGGCGGCATCGACATGATCGTCCGCCGCAACGCCTTCGGGCGGCAGAACGAGTCCTTCGAGGCGCGGATCGACTTCGCCGGCATAGCGGGCGACCCGGTCGAGGGTGTCTTCATCCGCGCCCCGTGGGTAGAGTCGGTCGGCGCCTCGGTCGAGGTGCTCGCCACCTACGACGGTCACACGGTCGCGGTTCGGCAGGGGAACGTGCTGGCCACGTCCTTCCACCCGGAACTGACCGGCGACGACCGTGTTCACGCGTACTTCGTCGACATGGTGCGCGCGGGGCTGTAA
- a CDS encoding YebC/PmpR family DNA-binding transcriptional regulator has translation MSGHSKWATTKHKKAVVDAKRGKLFAKLIKNIEVAARMGGADIDGNPTLFDAIQKAKKSSVPNKNIDSAVKRGGGLEAGGADYETIMYEGYGPNGVAVLIECLTDNRNRAASDVRVAMTRNGGSMADPGSVSYLFNRKGVVLLPKGELSEDDVLETVLEAGAEEVNDLGDSFEIISEATDMVAVRTALQQAGIDYDSADSNFLPTMQVELDEEGARKIFKLIDALEDSDDVQNVFANFDVPDEVMEKVDA, from the coding sequence ATGTCCGGCCACTCTAAATGGGCTACGACGAAGCACAAGAAGGCCGTGGTTGACGCCAAGCGCGGCAAGCTCTTCGCGAAGCTGATCAAGAACATCGAGGTCGCGGCCCGCATGGGCGGCGCCGACATCGATGGCAACCCGACCCTCTTCGACGCCATCCAGAAGGCCAAGAAGAGCTCGGTCCCGAACAAGAACATCGACTCCGCGGTCAAGCGCGGCGGCGGCCTCGAGGCCGGCGGCGCCGACTACGAGACGATCATGTACGAGGGCTACGGTCCGAACGGCGTCGCGGTGCTCATCGAGTGCCTCACCGACAACCGCAACCGTGCCGCGTCCGACGTGCGTGTCGCGATGACCCGCAACGGCGGCTCGATGGCCGACCCGGGCTCGGTCTCGTACCTGTTCAACCGCAAGGGTGTCGTCCTCCTGCCCAAGGGCGAGCTCTCCGAGGACGACGTCCTGGAGACGGTGCTGGAGGCCGGGGCCGAAGAGGTCAACGACCTCGGCGACAGCTTCGAGATCATCAGCGAGGCCACCGACATGGTCGCGGTCCGCACCGCGCTCCAGCAGGCCGGCATCGACTACGACTCGGCCGACTCCAACTTCCTGCCGACCATGCAGGTCGAGCTCGACGAAGAGGGCGCCCGCAAGATCTTCAAGCTGATCGACGCGCTGGAGGACAGCGACGACGTGCAGAACGTCTTCGCCAACTTCGACGTTCCGGACGAGGTCATGGAGAAGGTCGACGCCTGA
- the ruvC gene encoding crossover junction endodeoxyribonuclease RuvC has translation MRVLGVDPGLTRCGIGVVEGVAGRPLKMLGVGVVRTPADADIGLRLVAIEQGIESWLDEHRPELVAVERVFSQHNVSTVMGTAQASAVAMLCAARRGLPVALHTPSEVKAAVTGSGRADKAQVGAMVTRLLRLDAPPKPADAADALALAICHIWRAPAQNRLQQAVALHTATAARGAAPVSARKGRTR, from the coding sequence GTGCGAGTGCTCGGTGTGGACCCGGGGCTGACCCGGTGCGGTATCGGGGTGGTCGAGGGCGTCGCGGGTCGCCCGCTGAAGATGCTGGGCGTGGGGGTCGTACGGACGCCCGCCGACGCCGACATCGGCCTGCGCCTCGTCGCCATCGAGCAGGGCATCGAAAGCTGGCTCGACGAACACCGCCCCGAACTCGTCGCGGTGGAAAGGGTGTTCAGCCAGCACAACGTCAGCACCGTCATGGGGACCGCGCAGGCCAGTGCGGTCGCCATGCTCTGCGCCGCCCGCCGCGGACTGCCCGTCGCCCTGCACACCCCCAGCGAGGTCAAGGCCGCCGTCACCGGCAGTGGCCGCGCCGACAAGGCACAGGTGGGCGCCATGGTCACCCGCCTGCTGCGACTCGACGCGCCGCCGAAACCGGCCGACGCCGCCGACGCCCTGGCCCTCGCCATCTGCCACATCTGGCGGGCCCCCGCCCAGAACCGTCTCCAGCAGGCCGTCGCCCTGCACACCGCGACCGCCGCGCGCGGCGCCGCCCCCGTCTCAGCCCGGAAAGGCCGTACCCGATGA
- the ruvA gene encoding Holliday junction branch migration protein RuvA produces MIAFVSGQVAALAPTLAVIEVGGVGMAVHCTPNTVSGLRLGEPARLATSLVVREDSLTLYGFADDDERQVFELLQTASGVGPRLAQAMLGVHSPDALRLAVSTGDEKSLMAVPGIGKKGAQKLLLELKDKLGAPLGTSGLVGAQRAAATGPAPWTEQLAAALIGLGYASREAEEAVSAVTPQAEEAIATGGSAPVPQLLRAALQSLNRAR; encoded by the coding sequence ATGATCGCCTTCGTCAGTGGCCAGGTCGCCGCCCTCGCCCCCACCCTCGCCGTGATCGAGGTCGGGGGCGTGGGCATGGCCGTGCACTGCACGCCGAACACCGTCTCCGGGCTCCGGCTGGGTGAACCCGCGCGGCTGGCGACCTCCCTGGTCGTACGGGAGGACTCGCTGACCCTGTACGGCTTCGCCGACGACGACGAGCGACAGGTCTTCGAGCTGCTCCAGACCGCCAGCGGGGTCGGGCCGAGGCTGGCCCAGGCCATGCTGGGCGTGCACAGCCCGGACGCGCTCCGGCTGGCCGTCTCCACGGGCGACGAGAAGTCCCTGATGGCGGTGCCCGGCATCGGCAAGAAGGGGGCGCAGAAGCTGCTGTTGGAGCTCAAGGACAAGCTGGGCGCACCGCTGGGCACGAGCGGCCTGGTCGGGGCCCAGCGGGCCGCCGCGACCGGACCCGCGCCGTGGACGGAGCAGCTCGCCGCGGCGCTGATCGGGCTGGGGTACGCCTCCCGGGAGGCGGAGGAGGCGGTCTCGGCCGTCACCCCGCAGGCCGAGGAGGCCATCGCCACCGGCGGCTCGGCCCCCGTGCCGCAACTCCTGCGCGCCGCCCTCCAGTCCCTGAACCGGGCCCGCTGA
- the ruvB gene encoding Holliday junction branch migration DNA helicase RuvB has product MNWDDETDAAETDRLVAAAAGGEDTAVEAALRPKDLGEFVGQEKVRRQLDLVLKAARQRGATADHVLLSGAPGLGKTTLSMIIAAEMGAPIRITSGPAIQHAGDLAAILSSLQEGEVLFLDEIHRMSRPAEEMLYMAMEDFRVDVIVGKGPGATAIPLELPPFTLVGATTRAGLLPPPLRDRFGFTGHMEFYVPEELERVIHRSARLLDVEIDTAGAAEIAGRSRGTPRIANRLLRRVRDYAQVRADGVINREVAGTALQLYEVDARGLDRLDRAVLEALLKLFGGGPVGLSTLAVAVGEERETVEEVAEPFLVREGLLARTPRGRVATPAAWAHLGLVPPQQGGSGSSGQQGLFRA; this is encoded by the coding sequence GTGAACTGGGACGACGAGACCGACGCAGCCGAGACCGATCGTCTTGTCGCGGCGGCGGCCGGCGGCGAGGACACCGCCGTCGAGGCGGCCCTGAGGCCCAAGGACCTCGGCGAGTTCGTCGGCCAGGAGAAGGTCCGCCGGCAGCTCGACCTCGTCCTCAAGGCGGCCCGCCAGCGCGGAGCCACCGCCGATCACGTCCTGCTCTCGGGCGCGCCCGGCCTCGGCAAGACCACCCTCTCCATGATCATCGCCGCCGAGATGGGGGCGCCCATCCGGATCACGTCCGGTCCCGCCATCCAGCACGCCGGCGACCTCGCCGCGATCCTGTCCTCCCTCCAGGAGGGCGAGGTCCTCTTCCTCGACGAGATCCACCGCATGTCCCGGCCCGCCGAGGAGATGCTGTACATGGCCATGGAGGACTTCCGCGTCGACGTGATCGTGGGCAAGGGCCCGGGCGCGACCGCCATCCCGCTGGAGCTGCCGCCCTTCACCCTCGTCGGTGCCACCACCCGGGCCGGACTGCTGCCCCCGCCGCTGCGCGACCGCTTCGGCTTCACCGGGCACATGGAGTTCTACGTACCGGAGGAACTCGAACGGGTCATTCACCGCTCGGCCCGCCTCCTCGACGTGGAGATCGACACCGCGGGCGCCGCGGAGATCGCCGGCCGCTCCCGGGGCACGCCGCGCATCGCCAACCGGCTCCTGCGCCGGGTCCGGGACTACGCCCAGGTCAGGGCCGACGGGGTGATCAACCGCGAGGTGGCCGGCACCGCCCTCCAGCTGTACGAGGTGGACGCGCGCGGTCTCGACCGGCTCGACCGGGCCGTGCTGGAGGCCCTGCTCAAGCTGTTCGGCGGCGGACCCGTGGGTCTGTCCACCCTGGCCGTGGCCGTCGGGGAGGAGCGGGAGACCGTCGAGGAGGTGGCCGAGCCCTTCCTGGTGCGCGAGGGGCTGCTGGCACGCACGCCCAGGGGCCGGGTCGCGACCCCGGCCGCCTGGGCCCACCTGGGGCTCGTACCGCCCCAGCAGGGCGGTAGTGGATCAAGCGGACAACAGGGGTTGTTCAGGGCCTGA
- the yajC gene encoding preprotein translocase subunit YajC translates to MNLVTLLPFIVLIGAMFLMTRSAKKKQQAAAQMRNEMTPGTGVRTIGGMYATVKEIGEDTVTLEVAPGVHAIYAKNSIGAVLEDAEYNRIVHGATDDLTIDTPVVPDDASSLTAGETPKTDLSKDEDEAPKLDLGKKDEPGNGPADEPKDGKTDGEAGAK, encoded by the coding sequence GTGAATCTCGTGACACTCCTCCCGTTCATCGTGCTCATCGGGGCGATGTTCCTGATGACCCGCTCCGCCAAGAAGAAGCAGCAGGCGGCCGCGCAGATGCGCAACGAAATGACGCCCGGCACCGGGGTCCGCACCATCGGTGGCATGTACGCCACCGTGAAGGAGATCGGTGAGGACACCGTGACCCTCGAGGTGGCCCCCGGCGTCCACGCCATCTACGCGAAGAACTCCATCGGTGCCGTGCTGGAGGACGCTGAGTACAACCGCATCGTCCACGGCGCCACCGATGATCTGACCATCGACACGCCGGTCGTCCCGGACGACGCCTCCTCGCTGACCGCGGGCGAGACGCCGAAGACGGACCTGTCGAAGGACGAGGACGAGGCTCCCAAGCTCGACCTGGGCAAGAAGGACGAGCCCGGCAACGGGCCCGCCGACGAGCCGAAGGACGGCAAGACCGACGGCGAGGCCGGCGCGAAGTAG